In Narcine bancroftii isolate sNarBan1 unplaced genomic scaffold, sNarBan1.hap1 Scaffold_269, whole genome shotgun sequence, the following proteins share a genomic window:
- the LOC138750791 gene encoding uncharacterized protein → MPASNWSVFPSFLIPAVRIVPWDESCWSPWTLCSCHIHRPSCVQDGIPVSMIPHLPRSSDWSAIRCFRSPISGSWGLSGVRFANVQMCWFELVNGESLFLRTDILHTHRDVWNERYTPMKSKSKTGLLNWQLCLYTLPLLMTGLSRRQSQPRIGGCSHHCLLLPTMRDVTWDEDDWFPQDLCSHHVRQPSCVLAFVLKSIHRT, encoded by the exons atgccggcctccaattggtcgGTGTTCCCTTCCTTCTTAATTCCTGCCGTGCGCAttgtcccctgggatgaaagttgttggtccccgtggactctgtgcaGTTGCCACATTCaccggccatcttgtgtacaggatggcatcccagttagcatgatcccccacctccctaGAAGCAGTGATTGGAGCGCTattcgctgctttcggtcgcctatatctgggtcgtgggggctgagtggagtccggtttgctaatgtccagatgtgctggtttgagttagtcaatggtgaaagtctcttccttcgcaCCGATATCCTGCACACTCACCGTGACGTGTGGAATGAACGATACACACCCAtgaagtcgaagtcgaagactggtttgttgaactggcagctctgcttatatactctcccgctactgatgacaggtctttcgagacggcagagccagcctcggattggtgggtgttctcaCCATTGCTTATTGCTTCCCACCATgcgggatgtcacctgggacgaagatgattggttcCCGCAGGATCTGTGCagtcaccacgttcgtcagccatcttgtgtactggctttCGTCCTG aagtcaatccacaggacctaa